The following proteins are co-located in the Primulina tabacum isolate GXHZ01 chromosome 11, ASM2559414v2, whole genome shotgun sequence genome:
- the LOC142519805 gene encoding pectinesterase-like codes for MKMGSDSGSKKKIAVAGVASILLVAAVVAVTVGVSKNRGGGSNESSTTNTPTISTSSKAAQAICSPTDYKEACEESLAGANTTDPKELIKLAFNAAVENIGDALKNSTLLKDAATDERTKGALETCEELLNTSIDDLKRSLDKFGEFDVSNLDEYMEDVRTWLSGAITYQETCIDAFENTTGDTGEKMKQLLKTASELSSNGLAMVTDFTSILSSLQLGNIGSSRRLLEANDTPSFFDTKARRLLAVTPTSLKPNAVVAQDGSGQFKTIGAAISSVPKKNNQTFVIFVKAGLYKETVIIPKKVNNIVLIGEGPDKTRITGNKNFADGTQTFHSATVAVNGDGFIAKDIAIENTAGAEKHQAVAVRVSGDKSIFYNVHMDGFQDTLYAHAYRQYYRDCVISGTIDFIFGDAMSIFQNTRMVVRKPLENQACMVTAQGRKDPRGVGAIILQNCDIVAEPAFTAIKPALEAYLGRPWKEYSRTIIMQSNIDGFIAPEGWSPWAGTFALDTLYYGEYQNRGPGSNQAGRVHWKGIKKISPQIAESFTGGKMYTDDVWVTSSGVPYVPTLMKV; via the exons ATGAAAATGGGATCCGACTCAGGAAGCAAGAAGAAGATCGCCGTGGCTGGCGTCGCATCCATCCTCTTGGTGGCAGCCGTGGTTGCCGTTACTGTCGGCGTCTCGAAGAACCGAGGCGGTGGCTCTAATGAGTCTTCCACCACCAACACGCCTACCATCAGCACCTCCAGCAAGGCGGCGCAGGCGATCTGCTCCCCCACAGATTACAAAGAAGCCTGCGAAGAATCTCTGGCTGGGGCCAACACCACTGATCCCAAGGAGCTCATCAAGCTGGCATTCAATGCTGCCGTCGAGAACATAGGCGATGCCCTAAAAAACTCGACGCTGCTCAAGGATGCAGCTACCGATGAGAGGACCAAAGGGGCGTTGGAAACCTGCGAGGAGTTGCTCAACACCTCCATTGATGATCTGAAAAGGTCGTTAGACAAGTTTGGGGAGTTTGATGTGAGTAATTTGGATGAATATATGGAGGACGTCAGGACGTGGCTTAGCGGAGCCATTACTTATCAGGAGACCTGCATTGATGCATTTGAGAACACCACAG GTGACACCGGGGAGAAGATGAAGCAGCTGTTGAAAACCGCATCGGAGCTATCAAGCAATGGCCTGGCCATGGTCACTGATTTCACCTCCATTTTGTCTTCGTTGCAGCTTGGAAACATCGGCAGCAGCCGCCGGCTACTCGAAGCCAACGACACTCCTTCGTTCTTTGACACCAAGGCACGGAGGCTTCTCGCTGTCACGCCCACATCATTGAAGCCCAACGCTGTGGTGGCGCAAGATGGAAGCGGTCAATTCAAGACCATCGGTGCTGCCATCTCTTCCGTCCCCaagaaaaataatcaaacatTCGTCATTTTTGTCAAGGCTGGTTTGTACAAGGAGACTGTTATAATCCCAAAGAAGGTCAACAACATAGTGTTGATCGGAGAAGGGCCGGACAAGACTAGAATCACCGGAAACAAGAACTTTGCCGACGGCACTCAGACCTTCCACTCTGCCACTGTTG CCGTGAACGGAGATGGTTTCATCGCCAAGGACATCGCCATTGAGAACACCGCCGGTGCAGAAAAGCACCAGGCTGTGGCTGTCCGTGTCTCAGGTGACAAATCCATCTTCTACAACGTCCACATGGACGGATTCCAAGACACCCTCTACGCCCACGCCTACCGCCAGTACTACAGAGACTGCGTCATCTCCGGCACCATCGACTTCATCTTCGGAGACGCCATGTCCATCTTCCAGAACACGCGCATGGTCGTCCGCAAGCCTTTGGAAAACCAGGCTTGCATGGTCACAGCCCAGGGCCGCAAAGACCCACGTGGAGTCGGCGCCATAATCCTCCAGAACTGCGATATCGTCGCAGAACCCGCATTCACTGCCATAAAACCTGCACTGGAAGCATACCTTGGACGGCCATGGAAGGAGTACTCCAGGACCATTATCATGCAATCCAACATCGACGGGTTCATTGCACCAGAAGGATGGTCTCCATGGGCGGGAACGTTCGCACTGGATACTCTGTACTATGGGGAGTACCAGAACCGCGGACCGGGGTCGAATCAGGCTGGTCGGGTTCACTGGAAAGGCATCAAGAAGATTTCCCCACAGATTGCTGAAAGCTTCACCGGAGGGAAAATGTATACAGATGATGTCTGGGTGACGAGCTCGGGGGTGCCGTATGTTCCAACCCTCATGAAAGTGtaa